From a single Apium graveolens cultivar Ventura chromosome 2, ASM990537v1, whole genome shotgun sequence genomic region:
- the LOC141708868 gene encoding uncharacterized protein LOC141708868 isoform X4 — MTISDGNSVYVGGLPYDANEDSIRKAFDLYGRVCAVKIVNDREVGGKCYGFVTFTNPRSAEDAIKDMNGRTIDGRPVKVSEVKNRNGRSNLGRDSFRRNPESGAEWDRGRDRDKVQDRDRFHERPRDRSVDRNQGRDRGYNRSERSQDRERGYNRNDHSQDRERGFNRNDHSQDRERGYIRTRDNDRTRDHLSNRDKDREHGNLKDIEQDHVRNHLPDRDRDPKSDFRNHLLDRDRDPKSDWHQDKEVEQTKIHNGSEEKDKDQIFNYSNGSDANDQRSRELSSEFIGRNENQVEGELEFSTQRLEELKKEISHIEESIEEKGEFVEKLQEKSQSLEDALLMAKKLTSHHQTQLTKLHKCYQNMKECSDRAKGYEEELQALVDSTSVEIVRNDDVVLRSGALPNGNL; from the exons ATGACGATTTCCGACGGTAACTCCGTCTACGTCGGCGGTCTCCCATACGACGCCAACGAAGACTCCATTCGCAAAGCTTTCGATCTCTACGGCCGCGTTTGCGCTGTTAAA ATTGTGAATGACCGTGAAGTTGGGGGAAAATGTTATGGATTTGTTACTTTTACCAATCCTCGCTCTGCTGAAGATGCCATCAAGGATATGAATGGAagg ACAATAGATGGCCGCCCAGTAAAAGTGAGTGAAGTGAAGAACAGAAATGGGAGGTCCAATCTTGGTCGTGACAGTTTTAGGCGTAATCCTGAAAGTGGAGCAGAGTGGGACAGGGGAAGAGATCGAGATAAAGTCCAGGATAGAGATCGGTTTCATGAACGACCCAGAGACCGTTCTGTAGATCGGAATCAAGGTAGGGATAGGGGATATAACCGTAGTGAGCGTAGCCAAGATAGGGAGAGGGGATATAACCGTAATGACCATAGTCAAGATAGGGAGAGGGGATTTAACCGTAATGACCATAGCCAAGATAGGGAGAGGGGATATATCCGTACCCGTGACAATGATCGTACAAGGGACCATTTATCGAATAGAGATAAGGATCGCGAACATGGAAATCTCAAAGACATTGAACAAGACCATGTCAGGAACCATCTCCCTGATCGAGATAGAGATCCAAAATCAGATTTCAGGAACCATCTCCTTGATCGGGATAGAGATCCAAAATCCGATTGGCATCAAGATAAGGAAGTGGAGCAAACCAAAATTCATAATGGAAGTGAAGAGAAGGACAAGGACCAGATTTTTAACTATTCGAATGG CTCAGATGCTAATGACCAGCGGAGCAGAGAACTCTCTTCAGAGTTTATTGGCCGCAATGAGAATCAG GTCGAAGGAGAGCTGGAGTTTTCAACTCAAAGGCTTGAAGAATTGAAAAAAGAG ATCTCTCACATTGAAGAATCTATAGAAGAAAAGGGGGAATTTGTGGAGAAGTTGCAGGAAAAATCACAG AGTTTAGAGGATGCATTATTAATGGCAAAGAAGCTAACTTCACATCACCAGACCCAACTGACCAAG CTGCATAAATGCTATCAGAATATGAAAGAATGTAGCGACAGGGCGAAAGGCTATGAAGAGGAACTTCAG GCTCTTGTTGATTCAACATCAGTAGAGATAGTGCGTAATGATGATGTAGTTCTTCGAAGTGGGGCTTTACCAAATGGCAATCTTTGA
- the LOC141708868 gene encoding uncharacterized protein LOC141708868 isoform X2, with product MTISDGNSVYVGGLPYDANEDSIRKAFDLYGRVCAVKIVNDREVGGKCYGFVTFTNPRSAEDAIKDMNGRTIDGRPVKVSEVKNRNGRSNLGRDSFRRNPESGAEWDRGRDRDKVQDRDRFHERPRDRSVDRNQGRDRGYNRSERSQDRERGYNRNDHSQDRERGFNRNDHSQDRERGYIRTRDNDRTRDHLSNRDKDREHGNLKDIEQDHVRNHLPDRDRDPKSDFRNHLLDRDRDPKSDWHQDKEVEQTKIHNGSEEKDKDQIFNYSNGSDANDQRSRELSSEFIGRNENQYQVEGELEFSTQRLEELKKEISHIEESIEEKGEFVEKLQEKSQSLEDALLMAKKLTSHHQTQLTKLHKCYQNMKECSDRAKGYEEELQALVDSTSVEIVRNDDVVLRSGALPNGNL from the exons ATGACGATTTCCGACGGTAACTCCGTCTACGTCGGCGGTCTCCCATACGACGCCAACGAAGACTCCATTCGCAAAGCTTTCGATCTCTACGGCCGCGTTTGCGCTGTTAAA ATTGTGAATGACCGTGAAGTTGGGGGAAAATGTTATGGATTTGTTACTTTTACCAATCCTCGCTCTGCTGAAGATGCCATCAAGGATATGAATGGAagg ACAATAGATGGCCGCCCAGTAAAAGTGAGTGAAGTGAAGAACAGAAATGGGAGGTCCAATCTTGGTCGTGACAGTTTTAGGCGTAATCCTGAAAGTGGAGCAGAGTGGGACAGGGGAAGAGATCGAGATAAAGTCCAGGATAGAGATCGGTTTCATGAACGACCCAGAGACCGTTCTGTAGATCGGAATCAAGGTAGGGATAGGGGATATAACCGTAGTGAGCGTAGCCAAGATAGGGAGAGGGGATATAACCGTAATGACCATAGTCAAGATAGGGAGAGGGGATTTAACCGTAATGACCATAGCCAAGATAGGGAGAGGGGATATATCCGTACCCGTGACAATGATCGTACAAGGGACCATTTATCGAATAGAGATAAGGATCGCGAACATGGAAATCTCAAAGACATTGAACAAGACCATGTCAGGAACCATCTCCCTGATCGAGATAGAGATCCAAAATCAGATTTCAGGAACCATCTCCTTGATCGGGATAGAGATCCAAAATCCGATTGGCATCAAGATAAGGAAGTGGAGCAAACCAAAATTCATAATGGAAGTGAAGAGAAGGACAAGGACCAGATTTTTAACTATTCGAATGG CTCAGATGCTAATGACCAGCGGAGCAGAGAACTCTCTTCAGAGTTTATTGGCCGCAATGAGAATCAG TATCAGGTCGAAGGAGAGCTGGAGTTTTCAACTCAAAGGCTTGAAGAATTGAAAAAAGAG ATCTCTCACATTGAAGAATCTATAGAAGAAAAGGGGGAATTTGTGGAGAAGTTGCAGGAAAAATCACAG AGTTTAGAGGATGCATTATTAATGGCAAAGAAGCTAACTTCACATCACCAGACCCAACTGACCAAG CTGCATAAATGCTATCAGAATATGAAAGAATGTAGCGACAGGGCGAAAGGCTATGAAGAGGAACTTCAG GCTCTTGTTGATTCAACATCAGTAGAGATAGTGCGTAATGATGATGTAGTTCTTCGAAGTGGGGCTTTACCAAATGGCAATCTTTGA
- the LOC141708868 gene encoding uncharacterized protein LOC141708868 isoform X3: MTISDGNSVYVGGLPYDANEDSIRKAFDLYGRVCAVKIVNDREVGGKCYGFVTFTNPRSAEDAIKDMNGRTIDGRPVKVSEVKNRNGRSNLGRDSFRRNPESGAEWDRGRDRDKVQDRDRFHERPRDRSVDRNQGRDRGYNRSERSQDRERGYNRNDHSQDRERGFNRNDHSQDRERGYIRTRDNDRTRDHLSNRDKDREHGNLKDIEQDHVRNHLPDRDRDPKSDFRNHLLDRDRDPKSDWHQDKEVEQTKIHNGSEEKDKDQIFNYSNGSSDANDQRSRELSSEFIGRNENQVEGELEFSTQRLEELKKEISHIEESIEEKGEFVEKLQEKSQSLEDALLMAKKLTSHHQTQLTKLHKCYQNMKECSDRAKGYEEELQALVDSTSVEIVRNDDVVLRSGALPNGNL, translated from the exons ATGACGATTTCCGACGGTAACTCCGTCTACGTCGGCGGTCTCCCATACGACGCCAACGAAGACTCCATTCGCAAAGCTTTCGATCTCTACGGCCGCGTTTGCGCTGTTAAA ATTGTGAATGACCGTGAAGTTGGGGGAAAATGTTATGGATTTGTTACTTTTACCAATCCTCGCTCTGCTGAAGATGCCATCAAGGATATGAATGGAagg ACAATAGATGGCCGCCCAGTAAAAGTGAGTGAAGTGAAGAACAGAAATGGGAGGTCCAATCTTGGTCGTGACAGTTTTAGGCGTAATCCTGAAAGTGGAGCAGAGTGGGACAGGGGAAGAGATCGAGATAAAGTCCAGGATAGAGATCGGTTTCATGAACGACCCAGAGACCGTTCTGTAGATCGGAATCAAGGTAGGGATAGGGGATATAACCGTAGTGAGCGTAGCCAAGATAGGGAGAGGGGATATAACCGTAATGACCATAGTCAAGATAGGGAGAGGGGATTTAACCGTAATGACCATAGCCAAGATAGGGAGAGGGGATATATCCGTACCCGTGACAATGATCGTACAAGGGACCATTTATCGAATAGAGATAAGGATCGCGAACATGGAAATCTCAAAGACATTGAACAAGACCATGTCAGGAACCATCTCCCTGATCGAGATAGAGATCCAAAATCAGATTTCAGGAACCATCTCCTTGATCGGGATAGAGATCCAAAATCCGATTGGCATCAAGATAAGGAAGTGGAGCAAACCAAAATTCATAATGGAAGTGAAGAGAAGGACAAGGACCAGATTTTTAACTATTCGAATGG CAGCTCAGATGCTAATGACCAGCGGAGCAGAGAACTCTCTTCAGAGTTTATTGGCCGCAATGAGAATCAG GTCGAAGGAGAGCTGGAGTTTTCAACTCAAAGGCTTGAAGAATTGAAAAAAGAG ATCTCTCACATTGAAGAATCTATAGAAGAAAAGGGGGAATTTGTGGAGAAGTTGCAGGAAAAATCACAG AGTTTAGAGGATGCATTATTAATGGCAAAGAAGCTAACTTCACATCACCAGACCCAACTGACCAAG CTGCATAAATGCTATCAGAATATGAAAGAATGTAGCGACAGGGCGAAAGGCTATGAAGAGGAACTTCAG GCTCTTGTTGATTCAACATCAGTAGAGATAGTGCGTAATGATGATGTAGTTCTTCGAAGTGGGGCTTTACCAAATGGCAATCTTTGA
- the LOC141708868 gene encoding uncharacterized protein LOC141708868 isoform X1: MTISDGNSVYVGGLPYDANEDSIRKAFDLYGRVCAVKIVNDREVGGKCYGFVTFTNPRSAEDAIKDMNGRTIDGRPVKVSEVKNRNGRSNLGRDSFRRNPESGAEWDRGRDRDKVQDRDRFHERPRDRSVDRNQGRDRGYNRSERSQDRERGYNRNDHSQDRERGFNRNDHSQDRERGYIRTRDNDRTRDHLSNRDKDREHGNLKDIEQDHVRNHLPDRDRDPKSDFRNHLLDRDRDPKSDWHQDKEVEQTKIHNGSEEKDKDQIFNYSNGSSDANDQRSRELSSEFIGRNENQYQVEGELEFSTQRLEELKKEISHIEESIEEKGEFVEKLQEKSQSLEDALLMAKKLTSHHQTQLTKLHKCYQNMKECSDRAKGYEEELQALVDSTSVEIVRNDDVVLRSGALPNGNL, encoded by the exons ATGACGATTTCCGACGGTAACTCCGTCTACGTCGGCGGTCTCCCATACGACGCCAACGAAGACTCCATTCGCAAAGCTTTCGATCTCTACGGCCGCGTTTGCGCTGTTAAA ATTGTGAATGACCGTGAAGTTGGGGGAAAATGTTATGGATTTGTTACTTTTACCAATCCTCGCTCTGCTGAAGATGCCATCAAGGATATGAATGGAagg ACAATAGATGGCCGCCCAGTAAAAGTGAGTGAAGTGAAGAACAGAAATGGGAGGTCCAATCTTGGTCGTGACAGTTTTAGGCGTAATCCTGAAAGTGGAGCAGAGTGGGACAGGGGAAGAGATCGAGATAAAGTCCAGGATAGAGATCGGTTTCATGAACGACCCAGAGACCGTTCTGTAGATCGGAATCAAGGTAGGGATAGGGGATATAACCGTAGTGAGCGTAGCCAAGATAGGGAGAGGGGATATAACCGTAATGACCATAGTCAAGATAGGGAGAGGGGATTTAACCGTAATGACCATAGCCAAGATAGGGAGAGGGGATATATCCGTACCCGTGACAATGATCGTACAAGGGACCATTTATCGAATAGAGATAAGGATCGCGAACATGGAAATCTCAAAGACATTGAACAAGACCATGTCAGGAACCATCTCCCTGATCGAGATAGAGATCCAAAATCAGATTTCAGGAACCATCTCCTTGATCGGGATAGAGATCCAAAATCCGATTGGCATCAAGATAAGGAAGTGGAGCAAACCAAAATTCATAATGGAAGTGAAGAGAAGGACAAGGACCAGATTTTTAACTATTCGAATGG CAGCTCAGATGCTAATGACCAGCGGAGCAGAGAACTCTCTTCAGAGTTTATTGGCCGCAATGAGAATCAG TATCAGGTCGAAGGAGAGCTGGAGTTTTCAACTCAAAGGCTTGAAGAATTGAAAAAAGAG ATCTCTCACATTGAAGAATCTATAGAAGAAAAGGGGGAATTTGTGGAGAAGTTGCAGGAAAAATCACAG AGTTTAGAGGATGCATTATTAATGGCAAAGAAGCTAACTTCACATCACCAGACCCAACTGACCAAG CTGCATAAATGCTATCAGAATATGAAAGAATGTAGCGACAGGGCGAAAGGCTATGAAGAGGAACTTCAG GCTCTTGTTGATTCAACATCAGTAGAGATAGTGCGTAATGATGATGTAGTTCTTCGAAGTGGGGCTTTACCAAATGGCAATCTTTGA
- the LOC141708870 gene encoding GDP-fucose transporter 1-like: MPALKLEIAKQHYATSSLVIGYALCSSLLAVINKFAITKFNYPGLLTALQYLTSALGVWVLGKFGLLHYDPFVFKTAKKFMPAAVVFYLAIFANTNLLRHANVDTFIVFRSLTPFLVAVADTFFRKQPCPSKLTFLALLTILGGAVGYVATDYGFSLKAYSWALVYLVMITTEMVYIKHMVTNLGLNTWGFVYYNNLLSLMMAPLFWIATGEYTEVFSAIGSNSGNLFDPVAFSAVSLSCVFGLLISFFGFAARKAISATAFTVTGVVNKFLTVAINVTIWDKHATPVGLLCLLVTLVGGVLYQQSVTGVGGVPSQPKQVEGKTDGDKFEEEDEVKGIYGKVTGV; this comes from the coding sequence ATGCCTGCTTTAAAACTTGAGATAGCTAAACAGCATTATGCAACTAGTAGTTTGGTTATTGGTTATGCCCTTTGTTCGAGTTTGCTTGCGGTGATTAACAAGTTTGCAATTACTAAATTTAACTATCCGGGTCTTTTAACTGCGTTGCAGTACCTTACTTCAGCTTTAGGGGTTTGGGTTTTAGGTAAATTTGGGTTGTTGCATTATGATCCGTTCGTGTTTAAGACTGCCAAGAAGTTTATGCCTGCTGCGGTTGTTTTCTATCTTGCGATTTTTGCTAATACGAATTTGCTTCGTCATGCCAATGTGGATACGTTTATTGTGTTTAGATCGTTGACTCCATTTTTAGTTGCGGTTGCTGATACTTTTTTTAGGAAGCAACCGTGTCCTTCAAAGCTTACGTTTTTAGCGTTGTTGACTATTTTGGGTGGTGCCGTTGGTTATGTTGCAACGGATTATGGTTTTAGCCTTAAGGCGTATTCATGGGCATTGGTTTATTTGGTCATGATTACGACTGAGATGGTTTACATCAAACATATGGTGACGAATCTTGGATTGAACACTTGGGGTTTTGTGTATTACAATAACTTGTTGTCATTGATGATGGCTCCTTTGTTTTGGATTGCTACGGGAGAGTACACTGAAGTTTTTTCTGCCATTGGATCAAATTCTGGAAATTTGTTCGATCCTGTTGCATTTTCTGCGGTATCTTTGTCATGTGTTTTTGGGTTGCTTATCAGTTTCTTTGGTTTTGCTGCTAGGAAGGCAATCTCTGCAACAGCGTTTACAGTGACTGGTGTTGTTAATAAGTTTCTCACAGTTGCCATCAATGTGACGATTTGGGATAAGCATGCCACTCCAGTTGGTTTACTTTGCCTCCTAGTGACACTTGTAGGAGGTGTTCTGTACCAGCAGTCAGTTACTGGAGTCGGTGGCGTTCCTTCACAGCCTAAGCAGGTGGAGGGTAAAACCGACGGTGATAAATTTGAAGAAGAGGATGAAGTAAAGGGGATATATGGTAAAGTTACTGGTGTATGA